One window from the genome of [Mycobacterium] stephanolepidis encodes:
- a CDS encoding aminotransferase-like domain-containing protein, whose amino-acid sequence MRIHRHATVADEIAGQIRTGTLPAGARLPTHRALAGRYGIAVATASRVYRDLTAAGLVVGEPGRGTFVRDLSGFAGVEPTRLAVGQRAADLSFNQPLSHGQDDQLRQALRALAAEGDLASLLYQQPPGGRRRDCAAIATYLLDRGIDVVPDRVLISGGAQQGLDTVLAAIATPRTVVAVDALTYPGIKLLATARRLELAPVQTGTTGIDLDHLEWLCGRRPISALYLIPTLHNPLGYTLSAGERERVTMLADRHDFHIIEDATYAFLDPGAPPPVQTFAPERTFYVGSMSKNLAAGLRIGYVVAPSAERPDLIRALRATSWGASTIASALTTRWLTDGTAAQLEELRRADARRRQSIARRELAGLTYHAHPGSYSGWLVLPEHARNDVIASDLADLGIMVSTADAFSTAPHAPNALRLALATPELPDLAAALRQICTVTRQAPPT is encoded by the coding sequence GTGCGCATTCACCGTCACGCCACGGTCGCCGACGAGATCGCCGGACAGATTCGGACCGGCACGCTGCCCGCGGGCGCGCGGTTGCCCACCCATCGCGCACTGGCGGGTCGATACGGCATCGCGGTGGCTACGGCCAGCAGGGTCTACCGCGACCTGACCGCCGCCGGCCTCGTCGTTGGGGAACCCGGACGCGGCACCTTTGTGCGCGACCTCAGCGGTTTCGCGGGAGTGGAGCCCACCCGGCTGGCGGTGGGACAGCGCGCCGCAGACCTTTCCTTCAACCAGCCGCTGTCTCACGGCCAGGACGACCAATTGCGGCAGGCTCTGCGCGCATTGGCAGCCGAGGGCGATCTGGCAAGCCTGCTGTATCAGCAGCCGCCGGGCGGACGACGCCGTGACTGCGCCGCGATCGCCACCTATCTACTTGACCGCGGCATCGACGTCGTGCCGGACCGCGTCCTGATATCTGGTGGCGCTCAACAGGGTTTGGACACCGTCCTGGCCGCGATAGCCACGCCCCGCACGGTTGTCGCCGTCGACGCACTGACTTATCCGGGCATCAAACTGCTGGCCACCGCACGACGCCTCGAGCTGGCACCGGTTCAGACCGGCACCACCGGAATAGACCTTGACCACCTCGAATGGCTGTGTGGACGGCGACCGATTTCCGCGCTGTATCTCATTCCCACACTGCACAATCCGTTGGGATACACACTGAGCGCCGGCGAGCGTGAGCGCGTCACGATGTTGGCCGACCGGCACGATTTCCACATCATCGAGGACGCGACCTATGCGTTTCTGGATCCGGGTGCGCCGCCACCCGTGCAGACCTTCGCACCCGAGCGGACCTTCTACGTGGGGAGTATGTCGAAGAACCTCGCCGCCGGGCTGCGGATCGGATACGTCGTCGCTCCGTCCGCCGAGCGCCCCGACCTGATCCGAGCGCTGCGCGCGACGAGCTGGGGCGCATCGACCATCGCAAGCGCACTGACCACGCGCTGGCTGACCGACGGCACCGCGGCGCAGTTAGAAGAACTGCGGCGCGCTGACGCCCGTCGACGGCAGTCGATCGCCCGCAGGGAACTCGCAGGCCTGACCTACCACGCGCATCCGGGTTCGTATTCGGGCTGGCTCGTGCTCCCCGAGCACGCGCGCAACGATGTGATCGCGAGCGACCTCGCCGACCTGGGGATCATGGTGTCGACCGCCGACGCGTTCTCCACGGCGCCGCACGCGCCCAACGCACTACGCCTGGCATTGGCCACTCCCGAACTGCCCGATCTCGC
- the rsgA gene encoding ribosome small subunit-dependent GTPase A, with translation MSPREYDESDARIRPGRRSRPRTKNRPDHADAVPAMVVTVDRGRWGCVLNDDPTEQVTAMRARELGRTPIVVGDTVSLVGDLSGRPDSLARIVRLEERRTVLRRTADDTDPFERVFVANADQLLIVVAVADPPPRTGLVERALIAAYAGGLIPILALTKTDLTDPDSFAAQFADLDIQVIVAGRGAPLEPIMDVLTGRLTALLGHSGVGKSTLVNRLVPEADRATGEVTGVGKGRHTSTQSVALPLHPSGWVIDTPGIRSFGLAHIKPADVFAAFSDLSEAIEDCPRGCQHLGPPADPECALDELTGASAKRVIAVRQLLSVLTTA, from the coding sequence TTGAGCCCACGCGAGTACGACGAGTCCGACGCCCGCATCCGGCCGGGCCGACGCTCGCGGCCTCGCACCAAGAATCGTCCCGACCATGCCGACGCGGTGCCCGCGATGGTGGTCACCGTGGACCGCGGCCGCTGGGGGTGTGTGCTCAACGACGACCCCACCGAACAGGTAACCGCGATGCGTGCCCGTGAGCTCGGCCGCACTCCGATCGTGGTGGGCGATACCGTCAGCCTGGTGGGCGATCTGTCCGGCCGCCCCGACTCGCTGGCACGCATCGTACGGCTGGAGGAACGGCGAACAGTGTTGCGCCGCACAGCCGATGACACCGATCCGTTTGAACGGGTCTTCGTGGCCAACGCCGATCAGTTGCTTATCGTGGTGGCGGTTGCCGATCCCCCGCCACGCACCGGACTGGTGGAACGTGCGCTCATCGCCGCGTACGCGGGGGGCCTCATCCCCATCCTTGCTCTCACCAAAACCGATCTCACAGATCCGGATTCGTTCGCGGCACAGTTCGCCGATCTCGATATTCAGGTCATCGTCGCGGGGCGCGGCGCGCCGCTGGAACCCATCATGGATGTGCTGACCGGCCGACTCACCGCGCTGCTCGGCCACTCCGGGGTGGGCAAGTCAACTTTGGTCAATCGGCTTGTGCCCGAAGCTGATCGCGCGACGGGTGAGGTGACGGGTGTCGGCAAGGGCCGGCACACATCCACCCAATCGGTGGCGTTGCCGTTGCATCCGTCGGGCTGGGTCATCGACACTCCGGGCATCAGGTCGTTCGGCCTGGCCCACATCAAGCCCGCAGACGTGTTCGCCGCATTCAGCGACCTGTCCGAGGCCATCGAGGACTGCCCGCGCGGCTGCCAGCATCTCGGCCCACCCGCAGACCCCGAGTGCGCCCTCGACGAGCTCACCGGCGCATCCGCGAAACGCGTGATCGCGGTGCGACAACTGCTTTCTGTGTTAACAACGGCCTAA
- a CDS encoding fatty acid desaturase family protein has translation MAISDIQEFAHLTEADVEALGNELDAIRRDVEESLGAADARYIRRTIAAQRALELSGRVLLAASKKRSAWWAGAVTLGVAKIVENMEIGHNVMHGQWDWMNDPEIHSSSWEWDMVDPASHWKQTHNYIHHKYTNVLGMDDDVGYGLLRITRDKKWTPFNLGNLVYNTLLMLLFEWGVGTQHLELGKVAQGRADKAEFRAKRDEALAKMGKQVAKDYVAFPALSALSPTGSYRKTVTANLLANVIRNIWSNAVIFCGHFPDGAEKFTKQDLENETQGQWYLRQMLGSANFDAGPAMAFMSGNLCHQIEHHLFPDLPSNRLSAVAVRVRELCDKYDLPYTSGPFLLQYGKAWRTIAKLSLPDKYLKYTADNAPETRSVKMFDELEPRERRGLKSAFEAVRARRRARRSVNA, from the coding sequence ATGGCGATTTCGGATATCCAGGAATTCGCGCACCTCACCGAGGCTGATGTTGAGGCCCTCGGAAATGAGCTGGATGCGATCCGTCGTGATGTCGAGGAATCGCTCGGAGCCGCCGACGCACGGTATATCCGTCGCACCATCGCCGCCCAGCGGGCCCTGGAACTGAGTGGGCGTGTGCTGCTGGCCGCGAGCAAGAAGCGGTCTGCCTGGTGGGCTGGAGCGGTGACGCTCGGGGTGGCCAAGATCGTCGAGAACATGGAGATCGGCCACAACGTCATGCACGGCCAGTGGGATTGGATGAACGATCCCGAGATCCACTCCTCCAGCTGGGAGTGGGACATGGTGGACCCGGCCTCGCACTGGAAGCAGACCCACAACTACATCCACCACAAGTACACCAATGTGCTGGGCATGGATGACGATGTGGGCTACGGTCTGCTGCGCATCACCCGCGATAAGAAGTGGACACCGTTCAACCTGGGCAACCTCGTCTACAACACGCTGTTGATGCTCCTCTTCGAATGGGGTGTTGGCACACAGCATTTGGAGCTCGGCAAGGTAGCCCAGGGACGCGCCGACAAGGCGGAGTTCCGCGCCAAGCGTGATGAGGCGCTGGCCAAGATGGGCAAGCAGGTTGCCAAGGATTACGTGGCCTTCCCGGCGCTGAGCGCGCTCTCGCCCACGGGAAGCTATCGCAAGACGGTGACCGCCAACCTGTTGGCCAACGTGATCCGCAACATCTGGTCTAACGCGGTCATCTTCTGCGGCCACTTCCCGGACGGTGCCGAGAAGTTCACCAAACAAGACCTGGAGAACGAGACGCAGGGCCAGTGGTACCTGCGACAGATGTTGGGCAGCGCCAACTTTGACGCGGGTCCGGCGATGGCCTTTATGAGCGGCAACCTGTGCCACCAGATCGAGCACCATCTGTTCCCGGATCTGCCGAGCAACCGGCTCTCCGCGGTGGCGGTACGAGTGCGCGAGCTGTGCGACAAGTACGACCTGCCGTACACCTCCGGGCCATTCCTGCTGCAGTACGGCAAGGCGTGGCGGACCATCGCCAAGCTGTCGCTGCCGGACAAGTACCTGAAGTACACCGCGGACAACGCGCCGGAAACGCGCAGCGTCAAGATGTTCGACGAGCTGGAGCCGCGCGAGCGGCGAGGGCTCAAGTCGGCATTCGAGGCGGTACGTGCACGCAGAAGGGCGCGTCGCAGCGTCAACGCCTGA
- a CDS encoding DUF6912 family protein, with protein MQVYIPVTLAMLRELVTDGELWPVNGTAFAVTPALREAYSAGDEEELSEVAMREAAMASLRLLANHDGEDQLPARRAVLVADADDAKLRPDLDDAVVRLAGAVPMSAVVAAHVDLAQAESDVVRAAEVIDAADLGDEDAELVVGDAQDHDLAWYATQELPFLLDLL; from the coding sequence ATGCAGGTTTATATCCCGGTGACGCTCGCGATGCTGCGTGAACTGGTGACCGACGGCGAGTTGTGGCCGGTGAACGGCACCGCCTTCGCGGTGACACCGGCGCTGCGCGAGGCCTACTCCGCAGGCGATGAGGAGGAGCTGTCCGAGGTGGCGATGCGCGAGGCGGCGATGGCCTCGCTGCGGCTGCTGGCCAACCATGACGGCGAGGACCAATTGCCGGCCCGGCGAGCGGTGCTGGTGGCCGATGCCGACGATGCGAAACTGCGCCCCGATTTGGACGATGCGGTGGTGCGGCTGGCGGGTGCGGTACCGATGTCCGCGGTGGTGGCTGCGCACGTCGACCTGGCGCAGGCCGAGTCTGATGTGGTGCGCGCGGCCGAGGTGATCGATGCCGCAGATCTGGGCGATGAGGATGCCGAGCTGGTGGTCGGGGACGCTCAGGACCATGATCTGGCCTGGTACGCGACGCAGGAACTGCCGTTCCTGCTCGACTTGCTGTAG
- a CDS encoding ferredoxin reductase: MKLSSWLDGSASGTPKSRHAAVNVLRGLASRITTPLLPDDYLSLANPLWSARELRGRVVSVHKETSDSATLEIKPGWGFHFDYHPGQYVGIGVLIDGRWRWRSYSLTSAPVHAGGSGRTITITVKAMPEGFLSTHLVNGLEPGTIVRLAAPQGNFVLDDPAPPAILFLTAGSGITPIMSMLRTLVRRSAAADLPLPDVLHLHSAPTEADVMFAGELAAFSEAHPSYHYRLRTTRTQGRLDLSTLASEVPDWAQRQTWACGPESMLDDAQRVWADAGLGELLHLERFAVSRAAPHGQGGLVTFARSDKQREADAATSLMEAGEDAGVQMPFGCRMGICQTCVVSLVEGHARDLRTGAEYEPGTRIQTCVSAASGDCVLDV; encoded by the coding sequence GTGAAATTGTCTTCCTGGCTCGACGGGTCCGCCTCGGGTACCCCCAAGTCGCGCCATGCCGCGGTAAACGTCTTGCGTGGCTTGGCTTCTCGCATTACCACCCCGCTGCTGCCTGACGACTATCTGAGTCTGGCCAATCCGCTGTGGTCGGCCCGGGAACTGCGCGGCCGCGTGGTCAGCGTGCACAAGGAGACGAGCGATTCGGCGACCTTGGAGATCAAGCCGGGCTGGGGCTTCCACTTCGACTATCACCCGGGTCAATACGTCGGGATCGGCGTGCTGATCGACGGACGTTGGCGTTGGCGGTCGTACTCGCTGACCTCGGCCCCCGTGCACGCCGGCGGCTCCGGCCGCACCATCACCATCACGGTCAAGGCGATGCCTGAGGGATTTCTCTCGACACACCTGGTCAACGGCCTCGAGCCCGGCACGATCGTGCGCCTGGCCGCCCCCCAGGGGAATTTCGTGCTGGACGATCCCGCGCCACCCGCGATCTTGTTCCTCACCGCGGGCAGTGGCATCACCCCGATCATGTCGATGCTGCGTACGTTGGTGCGCCGGTCGGCGGCGGCCGACTTGCCCCTGCCCGATGTGTTGCACCTGCACTCGGCGCCCACCGAGGCCGATGTGATGTTCGCCGGTGAGCTCGCCGCGTTCTCCGAGGCGCACCCGTCGTACCACTACCGACTGCGGACGACGAGAACACAGGGACGTCTGGACCTGTCAACGCTGGCCTCGGAGGTGCCGGACTGGGCGCAGCGTCAAACCTGGGCATGCGGGCCAGAAAGCATGCTTGATGATGCGCAACGGGTGTGGGCCGACGCGGGCCTCGGCGAGCTGCTGCATCTGGAGAGGTTTGCGGTCTCGCGGGCGGCACCGCACGGACAGGGTGGCCTGGTCACGTTCGCGCGCAGCGATAAGCAGCGTGAGGCCGATGCGGCCACCTCGCTGATGGAGGCCGGGGAGGATGCCGGAGTGCAGATGCCCTTCGGCTGCCGCATGGGCATCTGCCAGACCTGTGTGGTGTCGCTGGTGGAGGGCCACGCTCGTGACCTGCGTACGGGGGCCGAATACGAGCCGGGAACGCGCATTCAGACCTGCGTTTCCGCGGCTTCGGGGGATTGCGTACTCGACGTATGA
- a CDS encoding WS/DGAT/MGAT family O-acyltransferase encodes MVTRLSALDASFYSREDSSTPMHVGSLAIIRKPRGGFTYEELLALVESRLPQVPRYRQKVKEIGFGLARPVWLDDVDFDVTYHIRRSALPSPGSDGQLQDLVARLTSRPLDRSRPLWEMYLVEGLSKNRLAIYTKTHQALVDGQSALELGQVMFDRTARTPDFGEDIWVPGHEPSANELIAGAVSEWLARPGARLEAVRTAVADAASLTGEIGELGERMVKVVRTAARGAAPRGPLNQRVSRSRRFSVVTTKLADYRRVRAKYDCDVNDVVLAVIAGALRNWLMSRGEPVTTASTIRAMVPMSVYRDGDLDVLAEGAATTEVSPFLVDLPVGEGNTVVRLSQIAHATESHSAAFSLVDVPNMAALSGFVPPTLHALAARVATTLPNRLFNLLVTNVPGPQAPMYLGGARLAEIYPVPPLLRNQVLSIGLTSYNGVVYYGINADRDAMPDADMLPVLITEALDELLEAAQ; translated from the coding sequence GTGGTGACCCGGTTGTCCGCGCTCGACGCATCGTTCTACTCCCGTGAGGACAGCTCTACCCCGATGCATGTCGGCTCGTTGGCGATCATCCGCAAGCCCCGCGGCGGCTTCACGTATGAGGAGCTCCTTGCGCTGGTGGAGAGCCGACTGCCGCAAGTTCCGCGCTATCGACAGAAGGTCAAGGAGATCGGTTTCGGGCTGGCCCGGCCGGTCTGGCTCGACGATGTCGATTTCGATGTCACCTACCACATCCGGCGCTCGGCACTGCCGTCGCCGGGCAGCGACGGTCAGTTGCAAGATCTGGTGGCGCGCTTGACATCTCGCCCGCTGGATCGATCGCGACCGTTGTGGGAGATGTACCTGGTGGAGGGCTTGTCCAAGAACCGCCTGGCCATCTACACCAAGACTCATCAGGCTCTGGTGGACGGCCAATCCGCGCTGGAACTCGGGCAGGTCATGTTCGACCGGACTGCTCGCACGCCGGACTTCGGTGAGGATATCTGGGTTCCCGGGCATGAACCGAGTGCGAACGAGCTGATCGCCGGCGCGGTTTCGGAATGGTTGGCGCGTCCCGGCGCCCGCCTGGAAGCGGTGCGCACCGCGGTCGCCGATGCCGCATCGCTGACGGGTGAGATCGGTGAGCTGGGGGAGCGGATGGTCAAGGTGGTGCGCACCGCGGCACGCGGTGCCGCCCCGCGTGGGCCGCTGAACCAGCGGGTGTCGCGCAGCAGGCGGTTCAGCGTGGTGACCACCAAGCTGGCCGACTATCGGCGGGTGCGTGCCAAATACGATTGCGATGTCAACGATGTGGTCTTGGCGGTAATCGCTGGGGCGCTGCGTAATTGGCTGATGAGCAGGGGAGAGCCGGTCACCACCGCCTCCACGATTCGCGCGATGGTGCCGATGTCGGTGTACCGGGACGGGGATCTGGATGTCCTCGCCGAGGGGGCCGCCACCACCGAGGTGTCGCCATTTCTGGTAGATCTTCCGGTCGGGGAGGGCAACACCGTGGTGCGGTTGTCTCAGATCGCGCATGCCACCGAATCACACTCTGCCGCATTCAGTTTGGTGGATGTTCCGAACATGGCCGCGCTCTCGGGATTCGTGCCGCCGACCCTGCATGCATTGGCGGCCCGCGTCGCGACCACGCTGCCCAATCGGTTGTTCAATCTGTTGGTCACGAATGTTCCTGGGCCGCAAGCCCCGATGTACCTTGGCGGTGCACGCTTGGCGGAGATCTACCCGGTACCTCCGCTGCTGCGTAATCAGGTGTTGTCGATCGGGCTGACTTCCTACAACGGCGTGGTGTACTACGGGATCAATGCTGATCGCGACGCGATGCCCGATGCCGACATGCTCCCGGTGTTGATCACCGAGGCTCTCGACGAACTGCTGGAGGCGGCGCAGTAA
- a CDS encoding Rv3235 family protein, which translates to MSHRYVTRVADYEPAPVLASLPPACQAPRPTRLHQSRTRPAGIERQTHLREQSPPPQAVAFADAAMRRVLEVMDRRRPVAQLRPLLADGPLSAVMARSSRTPVTAAARLSKIRVRRCSDDAAEIFGTFERGGRVRAFAGRIQSVRGSWLVVALQLA; encoded by the coding sequence ATGTCTCATCGCTATGTCACTCGGGTGGCCGACTACGAACCGGCCCCGGTACTGGCCAGCCTGCCGCCGGCCTGTCAGGCACCACGCCCGACAAGGTTGCACCAATCACGGACTCGGCCAGCGGGTATCGAGCGTCAAACACATCTGCGCGAACAATCTCCGCCGCCCCAGGCGGTTGCGTTCGCCGATGCTGCAATGCGCCGTGTCCTGGAAGTCATGGACCGGCGCCGTCCGGTAGCCCAGCTGCGCCCGCTGCTGGCGGACGGGCCGCTCAGCGCGGTGATGGCACGTTCATCGCGCACCCCGGTCACCGCCGCTGCCCGGTTGTCCAAGATTCGGGTGCGCCGCTGCTCGGACGACGCCGCAGAGATCTTCGGGACATTCGAGCGCGGCGGACGCGTCAGGGCGTTCGCCGGACGCATCCAATCCGTACGGGGCAGCTGGCTGGTGGTCGCGTTGCAGCTCGCCTGA
- the secA gene encoding preprotein translocase subunit SecA, whose amino-acid sequence MLSKLLRLGEGRMVKRLKGVADYVNTLSDDVEKLSDAELQAKTGEFKARLEKGETLDDLMPEAFAVAREASWRVLSQRHFDVQVMGGAALHAGNIAEMKTGEGKTLTCVLPAYLNALAGKGTHVVTVNDYLAKRDSEWMGRVHRFLGLEVGVILSQMTPPERREAYNADITYGTNNEFGFDYLRDNMTHSLDELVQRGHAFAIVDEVDSILIDEARTPLIISGPADGASNWYTEFARIVPLMDKDTHYEVDIRKRTIGVHELGVEFVEDQLGIDNLYEAANSPLVSYLNNAIKAKELFNRDKDYIVRDGEVLIVDEFTGRVLLGRRYNEGMHQAIEAKERVEIKAENQTLATITLQNYFRLYDKLAGMTGTAQTEAAELHEIYKLGVVSIPTNRPMVRKDQSDLIYKTEEAKYIAVVDDVVERYEAGQPVLIGTTSVERSEYLSRQFTKRRIPHNVLNAKYHEQEARIIAEAGRRGAITVATNMAGRGTDIVLGGNPDFLADTHLREQGLDPVETPDEYQDAWDATLQKFKDAAETEAKEVQEAGGLYVLGTERHESRRIDNQLRGRSGRQGDPGESRFYLSLGDELMRRFNGAALETILTRMNVPDDVPIEAKMVTSAIKSAQTQVEQQNFEVRKNVLKYDEVMNQQRKVIYAERRRILDGEDLQPQIEEMITDTIAAYVDGATADGYHEDWDFEALWTALKTLYPVSLNAEELIASDTYGEADELSPADLKAALLDDAKKAYKAREAEIDGLAGEGSMRQLERNILLSVIDRKWREHLYEMDYLKEGIGLRAMAQRDPLVEYQREGYDMFTAMLDGLKEESVGFLFNINVEVTSPAEDAAGAVAPQAAPEGLAEFASAAAQAAQGELRAKGLDESTPELIYSGPAEDGSAQSRHEGSGASASGGGTRRERREAARNAGRTFKPTKSRRKR is encoded by the coding sequence GTGCTGTCGAAGTTGCTGCGCCTTGGTGAAGGTCGCATGGTCAAGCGTCTCAAGGGCGTGGCCGATTACGTCAACACCCTGTCCGACGACGTTGAGAAGCTCTCCGATGCCGAACTGCAGGCCAAGACCGGTGAGTTCAAGGCCCGCCTGGAAAAGGGCGAGACCCTTGATGACCTGATGCCCGAGGCATTCGCGGTCGCACGCGAGGCGTCCTGGCGCGTGCTGAGCCAACGGCACTTTGATGTGCAGGTCATGGGCGGTGCCGCGCTGCACGCCGGAAACATCGCCGAGATGAAGACCGGTGAAGGCAAGACCCTGACCTGTGTGCTGCCCGCCTACCTGAACGCGCTGGCCGGCAAGGGCACGCACGTCGTCACCGTCAACGACTACCTGGCCAAACGTGACTCGGAGTGGATGGGCCGCGTGCACCGCTTCCTGGGGCTGGAGGTGGGCGTGATCCTGTCTCAGATGACCCCGCCGGAACGCCGCGAGGCCTACAACGCCGACATCACCTACGGCACCAACAATGAGTTCGGCTTCGACTACCTGCGCGACAACATGACCCACTCGCTCGACGAGCTGGTACAGCGCGGTCATGCCTTCGCCATCGTCGACGAGGTCGACTCGATTCTGATCGACGAGGCCCGTACCCCGCTGATCATCTCGGGTCCGGCAGACGGTGCCTCCAATTGGTACACCGAGTTCGCGCGGATCGTGCCGCTGATGGACAAGGACACCCACTACGAGGTGGACATCCGCAAGCGAACCATCGGTGTGCACGAGCTCGGTGTCGAGTTTGTCGAGGACCAGCTGGGCATCGACAACCTGTACGAGGCGGCCAACTCACCGTTGGTGAGCTACCTCAACAACGCCATCAAGGCCAAGGAACTGTTCAACCGGGACAAGGACTACATCGTCCGCGACGGCGAGGTGCTGATCGTCGACGAGTTCACCGGTCGCGTGCTGCTGGGTCGGCGCTACAACGAGGGCATGCACCAGGCCATCGAGGCCAAGGAGCGGGTGGAGATCAAGGCCGAGAACCAGACGCTGGCCACGATCACCCTGCAGAACTACTTCCGCCTCTACGACAAGCTCGCCGGTATGACCGGTACCGCGCAGACCGAGGCGGCCGAGCTGCACGAGATCTACAAGCTCGGCGTGGTGTCGATCCCCACCAACCGGCCGATGGTCCGCAAGGACCAGTCCGACCTCATCTACAAGACCGAGGAAGCCAAGTACATCGCCGTCGTCGACGACGTGGTGGAGCGGTACGAGGCCGGCCAGCCCGTCCTGATCGGTACCACGAGTGTTGAGCGCTCCGAATACCTTTCACGGCAGTTCACCAAGCGTCGCATTCCGCACAACGTCCTCAACGCCAAGTACCACGAGCAGGAAGCCCGCATCATCGCCGAGGCTGGGCGTCGTGGAGCCATCACGGTGGCCACCAACATGGCAGGTCGTGGTACCGACATCGTGCTGGGCGGTAACCCGGACTTCTTGGCGGACACACATCTTCGCGAACAGGGCCTGGACCCTGTGGAGACCCCTGACGAGTACCAGGACGCCTGGGACGCGACGCTGCAGAAGTTCAAGGACGCCGCCGAGACCGAGGCGAAAGAGGTGCAGGAGGCCGGCGGTCTGTACGTGCTGGGTACCGAGCGCCATGAGTCACGGCGTATCGACAACCAGCTGCGTGGACGTTCCGGACGTCAGGGTGACCCGGGCGAGTCCCGCTTCTATCTGTCGCTGGGTGACGAATTGATGCGGCGCTTCAATGGTGCTGCGCTGGAAACCATTCTGACGCGCATGAACGTCCCCGATGATGTGCCGATCGAAGCCAAGATGGTGACCAGCGCCATCAAGAGCGCGCAGACCCAGGTTGAGCAGCAGAACTTCGAGGTCCGCAAGAACGTCCTCAAGTACGACGAGGTGATGAACCAACAGCGCAAGGTCATCTACGCCGAGCGTCGCCGCATCCTCGACGGCGAGGATCTGCAGCCGCAGATCGAGGAGATGATCACCGACACCATCGCCGCCTACGTCGACGGTGCCACTGCCGACGGTTACCACGAGGACTGGGACTTCGAAGCGTTGTGGACCGCACTCAAGACGCTGTACCCCGTGAGCCTGAATGCCGAAGAACTCATCGCATCCGACACATACGGTGAGGCCGATGAGCTGAGCCCCGCCGACCTCAAGGCAGCATTGCTCGATGATGCCAAAAAGGCTTACAAGGCAAGGGAAGCCGAGATCGACGGGCTGGCCGGTGAGGGATCGATGCGTCAGCTGGAGCGCAACATCTTGCTCAGCGTGATCGACCGCAAGTGGCGTGAGCACCTCTACGAGATGGATTACCTCAAGGAGGGCATCGGCCTGCGGGCGATGGCGCAGCGTGATCCGCTGGTGGAATACCAGCGCGAGGGCTACGACATGTTCACCGCCATGCTCGACGGCCTCAAGGAGGAGTCGGTCGGCTTCCTGTTCAACATCAACGTCGAGGTAACGTCGCCCGCGGAAGACGCAGCCGGCGCAGTCGCTCCGCAGGCAGCACCGGAAGGGCTGGCCGAGTTCGCTTCCGCCGCAGCGCAAGCAGCGCAAGGCGAGTTGCGGGCCAAGGGCCTTGATGAGTCGACGCCGGAGCTGATCTACTCTGGTCCGGCAGAAGACGGCTCGGCGCAGTCTCGGCATGAAGGCAGCGGCGCCTCGGCCTCAGGCGGCGGCACGCGGCGCGAGCGTCGGGAAGCTGCGCGTAACGCGGGACGCACCTTCAAGCCGACGAAGTCCCGCCGCAAGCGGTAG
- a CDS encoding PaaI family thioesterase, whose protein sequence is MRYPTAISRYLEFEIVAVESGSASVRVVVDPSRHGNQQGTVHGGFVVELADAAMGTAHSTLMEQGETFTSIDIRATFLRPVWADTLIATARPAHSGRTITHYTCDVTRGDGKAVATVTSTVMTLRGDRAAGR, encoded by the coding sequence ATGCGGTACCCGACGGCCATCTCGCGGTATCTCGAGTTCGAGATCGTTGCCGTCGAGTCAGGCTCGGCATCCGTGCGGGTGGTGGTCGATCCGTCCAGACACGGGAATCAGCAGGGCACCGTGCACGGCGGATTCGTGGTCGAGCTGGCCGATGCCGCCATGGGGACCGCGCATTCCACCCTGATGGAGCAGGGGGAGACGTTCACCAGCATCGATATCCGCGCCACATTCCTGCGGCCGGTCTGGGCCGACACCTTGATCGCCACCGCACGTCCCGCGCACTCGGGGCGGACCATCACGCACTACACGTGCGATGTGACCCGCGGTGACGGCAAGGCGGTGGCCACGGTGACCAGCACCGTCATGACACTGCGTGGCGATCGGGCGGCCGGGCGATAG